In Brassica napus cultivar Da-Ae chromosome C2, Da-Ae, whole genome shotgun sequence, the sequence TTTTTAGAAAATACGATTTAAACGACAaattagataaattatttagcGTATCTGTTTTGTCAAAATCTTATGTTGTTTATACGTAATTAAGATATATAGAGGTGAAATGGAAACTAAAAAGAGCAGTTTAAATACTTGAATAAACTAAAGTTAGCATCACAAGTTTAGTGACAGATTGTTATTAAAACTGTTTAATACGAAACTATGATCAtcttatattatttgattaaaaacttataaacatAATAGAACAAATAAACTATTCAAATTGGTTAGAAACTTAATGCTTAATTAGAAATCAGTTAATCATAGATATAAAGCTTATGAACGACTTAATATATAGACGTTATGTAGATGTATTATTTCCTTAGTCTAAATGTTTAAAGTTAGTTAAAGAATACGAAATAGTCCAAATTAATTATGACCGTAAGGGGAAGATGGTTCCATACCAGATTTTAGGAAAAGTGAGTCAAGGTTTCACATCTCGACTTTGACTGCATAATTTTCGCCATTAACAACGGAATGTTTATTTGTCAAAGCCTATTTTCCACGTTAATACTTTTCTATTGAGATGAACATAGAAATTTCTatcaacttttttttcataaatatatttaatgcaTACTCCAACTTTGCATAATGACTATTTTTTGgaacatacttttttttttgttttatcaatCAATAGTTTGCATTATCTGGATTTGTACTCGAATAATAACACAATCACGGCATTAACACAAATTACTGCAATATTTCTTATTTACATAATATTCGTTTCCGTTAGTTAAAgttaataattatatacatcAAAATATTTACTATAAATCTTTGTAGGTAGAGATCCCCAGGTTTATAGTTATAAATTAACTCTTAGAAACTAGTTTAATCGTCAGTTTAGCAGTTCTAACTACATGGGTAATATGGGTCGCACCGATAAGTCATAACCATTGTTTTTGTACATCAAACGTGTTAATTCTAGAATGATTTAAATTTATGTGCTCCGGTAAGACGTAAAGAAAATTTACTCATGATCAAGATCGACATATGGGAGTGTGAAAAGTGAAAACCAAAGTTCCTTAAGGtacactattttaaaattttagaaaagtgCACTTATTAGATAGTgatgttttcataaaataaaaaatatcggagttttaaaatagtataaatacaTCCGTAAATAATTtacaattatttaatttaaatatttaatatacgaaccacaaaatgaatattttctcatttttttgtttttttttggaggtAAATTCGTGTTTGTTCACAACaaaaacttaatttattttaagttttacttgatgtataatattttgcaTAACCAGTCAATTATGGAAGTTTATTGATCTACCTTATAACACCTTATTTAGGAAAATTAATCTCAACGAAAGCTTTCAACATGATGcataaacacatatatgtaaGACTTCAGAGTAAAAGTTATGCATCAACACTTCAACTAGGCATGGACAAATTATCCGGATTCGAAGTTCAGGTAACAAACCGAATCCAATTCGACATAGATATCTGAATGGTACATGATTTCCTATATCCAAAAAATCGATCTGAACCTGAACCGAATCCAAAAATTACAGGCATCCGAAAATATCTGAAgtataaatagtatatataaaatattaattatattaatacttataataattcaaatatttaaaattataattataattttaaatatatatattttttggataaatcagatattttagatattttttgttagttttagCTATTTTTGGATATTCTTGGACACAGTTGGATATACAAAAATAGACCCTAATCGGATATATGGATTATTCTTCTATACATTTGGATTATAATAAGTCAATCAGAACCGGGTTTGGTATTTTTCGGTTCATTCGGATATACTCGATAAAATCCGGATCCGCCAAGTAGCGAACCGAATCAATCCGAGATTTAGAATTACCGATATGTACAAATTTTCCTATATCGAATTACACCGATATTTGAAATACCCGACCCAGATCCCGGTCCGATACCCGAATGTGCATGCCTAAGTTCAACACTCATTCAAACGTATATAATCAAAAAGGTTGATACGTTTTCGTAATGAATCAAATAGACTACCCAATTAATGTAACTACGACTCTTCAGTGTCTGCCACGTTAAGACTCTTCAGTGTCTACATTGTCAACACTATTGtcatttatatttcaaattaagaaaaagaatTAATGTATCGAGTTATCCTGCTCTATAAATAGGCTGTTGCTCCAACATATATAACTTCACCCGGAGAAACACTCCTCTTATTTTAGGCAAAATTTTCTATcagcatttttttctttaatatctCTCTTTTTGTGATCTCTACCTCACAACATGGCTATGAAAACTTTTTTCGTTGTTTCTATGCTTCTCCTTGCCGTCTATTTGCAAACCACACTTGGTAAAAAGATTCATGGCCTGCAAATtactaatagtttttttttaaaatgtacatATTGAAGATATCTACAATCATACAAACTAGATATAATCTTATCATACAATATCTTGTTATTTCTAGAAAAAGTaatgtatttttgtttattttgaatcgaaaaaatcatatttagatcggtaattcaaaaaaatatagatcACCTTTTTATCCGACAGTCATATATAGATCACTTAATGGAGGTTCTATGCATGTAATAAATAAGTACCATTGCAATTAATTTCTTAGGGAACGAAGTCAAGTGCGAGAAGCTGGACAAAGACACGTGTGCGTTTGCGGTCTCGTCGACCGGTAAACGCTGCGTTTTGGAGCAGAGCATTAAGAGGAGTGGAATCGAGGGGTACACGTGTCGGTCCTCGGAGATAGAAGCAGACAAGGTCACAAACATTATTGAATCAGACGAGTGCATCAAAGCGTGTGGTCTAGACCGGAAATCTTTGGGTATATCCTCGGACGCACTATTGGAATCCCGGTTTACTCAGAAACTCTGCTCGGTTAAATGCTTAACCCAATGCCCTAACGTCGTCGATCTCTTTTCCAACCTTGCTGCTGGCGAAGGTACGGTGTTGTTAGACCTGTTCGGTTACAATTACACCTTTTCTCTAAATAcatttcggttttttttttatactagGTGTATATTTGCCAAAGCTATGTGAATCACAAGAAGGACAATCAAGAAGAGCAATGTCGGAGCTTAGAAGCTCGGGAATTGTGAGGGACACTCTTGGACCGGTTGGACCGGTCAGGTTAGGCAAGATGGCACCAGAGCCAGCTACTTCAATGGACTACATGCCGTACGCGCCCGCACCAGAGCCAGCTACTTCAATGGACCACATGTCGTACGCGCCCGCACCTGCGTCCTATTAATTAATGCAAGCGAGCATAGAGAGAAGACGTACCATATCTCATGAGAGATCTGAAGAGAATAATAAAGAACTTTGTGTTTAGATGGTTTTATTACATCGTTTAATGTTTGCTTATTATGTATTACATAAAACACACCACGATGCATAAGGAGACAGTCAGAGTTGTGCACGATCTGGTGAATTTATACTTGTAATATCGTATTATATACTAGTAATGAGTTTGAGCTTATTGATACCAAGATAATACTCAAAACAGATTATTCATTTATGTACCATACTCTAGCAGAACCACCCCTAGCCCCAAGTATGAGAATTGTTTTGTGGGCtcaattaaaaatatagaacaaaGCCTCTTCCTCGCTGCGTCTTTCTTCCTCTTCACTGCCTCTATTGCTGCCGGTGTAATCAATTGGAAACAGTAGTCGACAATGGTGAGCCAAAGAACCCATATCGGTAAGCTCTGCATGCCCTGAAATGTCTGAGTGGGAAAGAAACAAGGTTTGCTGAGTTCACTTTGGTTTTTAACTTCAGCTCCGATGGTTTAGTTAGAAGCAATGTATGAGCGAGTAGATTTTGTCTGAATTAGTCAAAGGTTCTGTCTGAATTAATCAAAGGCTAATTTCATGTGAAAGTTTGTTCTGTCATTTGTACCTCTCTTGATGGTTTGGCTCtggggcaaaaaaaaaaagctgtaTGACAGATACTTGAATGATCGCTTTACCTGGTGGTTACTGGAAGGTAATAGTAAATGTTTTTAATGTTTGCTGTAGATATGCTTGCAATGTAGAAGGCGAGGGCATAGTCTTAAAAACTGCCCCGACCAAAACGAAGAGAGCAGCTTCGAGAAGAAACTGTGTTACAACTGTGGAGATACTAACCATTCCCTTTCTCATTGTCCTCTTCCTTTGGAAGGATGGTATACCTGTTCCTAACAGCAGTTAGGTAAGGAAACTTCATTacaatagtaaatagatattaatggagttccaatcacaaattataattttggatCTTTTCTCCAGTATATCAAAATTCTAGAAAACCttgatgtaaaaataataaaacaagaaaagcactatttgcctctaacatggtgccaaaacttatataattaggttaaaacttgtcaggggtaatcttgtaaattggtgaagacttgggcttcaagtcggctgtgaccaaacgggctttctgcgcgcttcgctgtcgatcgatgtcaagatatgaacattgatcgattattcctctctattatcgaccgatagtca encodes:
- the LOC106416703 gene encoding uncharacterized protein LOC106416703, with translation MAMKTFFVVSMLLLAVYLQTTLGNEVKCEKLDKDTCAFAVSSTGKRCVLEQSIKRSGIEGYTCRSSEIEADKVTNIIESDECIKACGLDRKSLGISSDALLESRFTQKLCSVKCLTQCPNVVDLFSNLAAGEGVYLPKLCESQEGQSRRAMSELRSSGIVRDTLGPVGPVRLGKMAPEPATSMDYMPYAPAPEPATSMDHMSYAPAPASY